Proteins from one Oenanthe melanoleuca isolate GR-GAL-2019-014 chromosome 1, OMel1.0, whole genome shotgun sequence genomic window:
- the NRIP1 gene encoding nuclear receptor-interacting protein 1: MTHGEELGSEMHQDSVVLTYLEGLLMHQAAGGSGTAVDKKSTGHSGEDQNFKISGNIFPSCQSNGPVLNTSTYRGSGMLHLKKARLLQSSEDWNAAKRRRLSDSIVDLDGKKEALLAGMVENVPKGKQDSTLLASLLQSFSSRLQSVALSQQIRQSLKEQGYSLSHDSLQVEKDLRCYGVASSHLKTLLKKSKAKEQKLDSSLPDISKSLPKERFIESPHAAQSGPKVLNEPLSCAARLQAVASMVEKRSSPAASPKPSVACSQLALLLSSEAHLQQYSREHALKAQSANQIASERLAAMARLQESAQKDVGQFGLAKGATSHLNGQAGSSPKTVASKGSMAPFQSSVGIMHSPPKTVGYKSTVEKSNLKTSPSNSLLLHLLKSQSTTKHVKGREQSERASIFEDSSTPTTVDEYSDNNPSFTEDSSDDESSHSNCLPIDLSFKQRTDKPDAGAPASLDNLTQSLLRNWDPKASCPENKEEKDTPKASKLNPHQKVTLLQLLLGHKSEEQVDKSNDPQGPHSAADVAKFTVQTGKRTPVADSPSANRMTPLSTPPLLASAKADSPINLSHQSLPVKRSSPPFACSIQPDRLMNSASKHLIDLSKSKEIQGAKLSRTESPQNSSAFSASKLLQNLAQCGMQSSMSSEEQRASKQLLAGNMDKPVGLIDRLNSPLLTNKLSMHEENNKIFSCQPAPAEQGLPGSEIENLLERRTVLQLLLGTPNKGKSEKKERMLLRDESSQEQTDKALNEQILTVKIKTEPSDESNVPYNSNAQQVRECKGNKFQGFVHSLQRNTAASPASEEVKSEPLSPQDFSFSKNGLLSRLLRQNQDSYPADELDRSHRNNELTHLESKSLCTVPKKRKLHAEPLDSPLKKMKSNVSDAGNNHASPTEALYGPLLNQQELKFSRSDAEFKYAVSHGSNSETENRSWSRDSKGFNVLKQLLLSENCERDLSQHRNNILTEGKKKGNKTSATINKPEFTISSVRSLVGSPVQQNNCVDHRTFQYPVAVKSPASSPFPEHLGSTVSRLESDQFSMCSMPSEKGPIRWVITGMDKNDYEKDSPRLTKTNPILYYMLQKGGSSASSQEAHDKEIWNEPSFTESSTRVTVKEELTSDAELKTPFSNLRSPYNSHMGSNTSHQHGGVNGEVHGLLEKVRTIKKEPE, from the coding sequence ATGACTCATGGAGAAGAGCTTGGCTCTGAGATGCACCAGGATTCTGTTGTTCTAACTTACCTAGAAGGATTACTAATGCATCAAGCAGCAGGAGGCTCAGGTACTGCAGTTGACAAAAAGTCCACTGGGCATAGTGGGGAGGATCAAAACTTTAAGATTTCAGGAAATATATTTCCCAGCTGTCAGAGTAATGGTCCAGTCCTTAACACAAGTACATATCGGGGCTCTGGCATGCTGCACCTCAAAAAAGCAAGACTGTTGCAGTCTTCAGAAGACTGGAATGCAGCAAAGAGAAGGCGCTTGTCTGATTCCATTGTGGATTTAGatggaaaaaaggaagcttTGTTGGCTGGCATGGTTGAAAATGTGCCTAAAGGCAAACAGGATAGCACATTACTTGCCTCTTTGCTTCAGTCATTCAGCTCTAGGCTGCAGAGTGTTGCTCTGTCACAGCAGATTAGGCAGAGTCTTAAGGAGCAGGGCTATTCTCTTAGCCATGATTCTTTACAAGTGGAGAAAGATTTAAGGTGCTACGGTGTTGCATCCAGCCACCTGAAGACTCTGCTGAAGAAGAGCAAAGCGAAGGAGCAGAAGCTGGACAGCAGCCTGCCTGACATCAGCAAGAGCCTGCCCAAGGAGAGGTTTATCGAGTCTCCTCACGCGGCGCAGAGCGGCCCCAAGGTGCTGAACGAGCCCCTGTCGTGCGCTGCGAGGCTGCAGGCTGTTGCAAGCATGGTGGAGAAGCGGTCCAGTCCTGCTGCTTCGCCCAAGCCCAGCGTGGCGTGCAgccagctggctctgctgctgtccagcGAGGCCCACCTGCAGCAGTACTCCAGGGAACATGCTCTAAAAGCACAAAGCGCCAACCAGATCGCCAGCGAGAGGCTGGCAGCGatggccaggctgcaggagagcgCGCAGAAGGACGTGGGCCAGTTTGGTCTGGCCAAAGGAGCGACAAGCCATCTCAATGGTCAGGCGGGATCGTCCCCCAAAACAGTCGCTAGCAAAGGCAGTATGGCACCTTTCCAGAGCTCGGTGGGAATCATGCACTCACCTCCCAAAACTGTGGGATACAAAAGTACTGTGGAAAAGAGCAACCTGAAAACCTCTCCCAGCAACAGTCTGCTCTTGCATCTGCTGAAAAGCCAGAGCACCACCAAGCACGTGAAAGGGCGTGAGCAGAGTGAGAGAGCCAGCATTTTTGAAGACAGCAGCACACCAACAACTGTTGACGAGTATTCAGACAACAATCCCAGCTTTACAGAAGACAGCAGTGATGATGAAAGCTCCCATTCTAACTGTCTTCCTATAGACCTATCCTTTAAACAGAGGACAGATAAACCAGATGCGGGTGCGCCTGCATCACTGGATAACCTGACTCAGTCCTTGCTTCGTAACTGGGATCCAAAAGCTTCCTGTCCAGAGAACAAGGAAGAGAAAGACACTCCGAAAGCTTCTAAGCTGAATCCCCACCAGAAGGTAACACTGCTTCAGCTGTTACTTGGGCATAAGAGTGAAGAACAGGTAGACAAGAGTAACGATCCTCAGGGACCACACAGTGCAGCTGATGTGGCAAAATTCACTGTACAGACTGGGAAAAGGACTCCTGTTGCTGACAGTCCCAGTGCCAACCGAATGACTCCGTTAAGCACTCCACCCTTGCTGGCTTCTGCAAAAGCAGACTCTCCTATAAATCTCTCGCACCAGTCGCTGCCTGTCAAGCGGAGCTCGCCGCCCTTCGCCTGCAGCATCCAGCCAGACAGACTGATGAACTCTGCATCTAAACACTTGATAGACCTGtccaaaagcaaagaaattcaAGGAGCTAAGCTGAGCAGGACCGAGAGTCCCCAGAACTCCTCGGCGTTCAGTGCCAGCAAGCTGCTGCAGAACCTGGCTCAGTGCGGCATGCAGAGTTCCATGTCGAGTGAGGAACAAAGAGCTAGCaaacagctgctggcagggaacaTGGATAAACCTGTGGGCTTGATTGATAGGTTGAACAGCCCTCTGCTTACGAATAAATTGAGTATGcatgaagaaaataacaaaatattcaGTTGTCAGCCGGCACCCGCTGAACAAGGACTTCCAGGTTCGGAAATAGAAAATCTCCTTGAAAGACGCACTGtccttcagctgcttctggGAACTCCCAATAAAGgtaaaagtgaaaagaaagagaggatgCTTTTAAGAGATGAAAGTTCTCAAGAACAGACAGACAAGGCTTTGAATGAGCAAATATTGACggtgaaaataaaaactgagcCATCTGACGAATCAAATGTTCCTTATAATTCAAATGCACAACAAGTAAGAGAATGCAAGGGTAACAAATTCCAAGGGTTTGTTCATTCACTGCAGAGAAACACAGCGGCTTCTCCAGCATCTGAGGAGGTGAAATCTGAGCCTCTTTCACCTcaagatttctctttttccaaaaaTGGCCTGCTAAGTAGGTTGCTGAGACAGAATCAAGACAGTTACCCCGCAGATGAGCTGGACAGGAGTCACCGAAACAATGAGCTGACACACCTTGAATCCAAGAGCCTTTGCACAGTACCCAAGAAGAGGAAGCTTCATGCTGAGCCTTTGGATAGCCCattaaaaaagatgaaaagtaaTGTGTCTGATGCTGGAAACAATCATGCTTCTCCTACTGAGGCACTGTACGGGCCTTTGCTTAACCAGCAAGAACTGAAATTCAGCAGAAGTGATGCTGAATTTAAATATGCTGTAAGTCATGGTTCAAATAGTGAAACTGAAAATAGGAGTTGGTCTAGAGATAGTAAAGGCTTTAATGTGTTGAAACAGCTGCTTCTCTCAGAAAACTGTGAGAGAGATCTGTCACAACATAGGAATAACATACTAACAGAGggcaagaaaaaaggaaacaaaaccagtgCAACAATCAATAAACCTGAATTCACCATTTCTTCCGTAAGATCGTTGGTGGGAAGCCCTGTGCAACAGAACAATTGTGTAGATCACAGAACATTTCAGTATCCTGTAGCAGTAAAAAGTCCTGCCAGCTCCCCCTTCCCAGAACATTTGGGCAGTACAGTGTCCAGACTGGAGTCTGACCAGTTTAGCATGTGTTCCATGCCCAGTGAGAAGGGGCCCATCAGATGGGTGATCACAGGCATGGACAAGAATGATTATGAGAAGGACTCTCCCAGACTGACCAAAACCAACCCAATATTGTACTACATGTTACAGAAaggtggcagctctgccagcagccaagAAGCACACGACAAAGAGATTTGGAATGAACCTTCATTTACCGAGAGTTCGACTCGCGTTACAGTCAAAGAGGAGTTGACATCTGATGCAGAGCTTAAAACTCCTTTTAGTAACTTGAGAAGTCCTTACAACAGCCATATGGGGAGTAACACCTCTCATCAGCATGGTGGTGTGAATGGAGAAGTGCATGGACTTCTGGAAAAAGTGCGAACAATCAAAAAAGAGCCAGAATAA